A region of Micromonas commoda chromosome 4, complete sequence DNA encodes the following proteins:
- a CDS encoding cytochrome P450 (Cytochrome P450s are haem-thiolate proteins involved in the oxidative degradation of various compounds. They are particularly well known for their role in the degradation of environmental toxins and mutagens. One of 11 found in RCC299.) codes for MMLATPRLSAATSAGPSSRRVSGSNRLVRRFTTRRAAVVRRVAADRENESSDAVTSRDLVDLSCGAPPCDDVVHEVPADVPTPVEAGKSGDCPYTAAKDAVSSLLPGQRMRNKMPEGGPVMLPSNAFFKSLLKAGSSPVGMPEAMLEWVNMTGHETVGIKNAVGPMCVSTVDPDIVEYVCHTNAKNYRLRMLPDAFRYVIKNKGITGSDGAYNREHRLMCQKPFMNSFSLDQFSRTVEERVGLLCDAWAKAAARTDEGNLAIDIDDHSQRLTLDIVTSLAFNMDFKQVEGIDAQLNGGEEEWRKRSSGGDLDYDIIDKVLHAYNNTSEIMGELFITPVPILKLQNLLGIGRVRELREGYAVLEDVGINHIIGRRRKELEENKQRGDNEDYCLLDVLLKATDADGNPLPKEDVWGDVNDIMAAGHRTTASNLTVNLHHLARLPEVQRKVEQEVAALGGRAPTFRDVQEGRLQYTQRVVKESLRKYAPINLFPRVVEGDDTLPTGHEVKQGDFILLSSWAMGRNPRVWDKPDEFNPDRFTEESLRQNAERLAKESCGPDATEEELRLQMERMSRRILAGRDFTYTPFGSGPRSCIGGTFALLATTVALATVVQRFKWSTVATKDPGFEIPFLYDTTITFPKGVHVTATPRAVPLGAERGSESQAGVGEESMAPAR; via the coding sequence ATGatgctcgcgacgccgcgcctgagcgccgcgacgtccgcgggaCCGTCGTCCCGGCGCGTATCGGGGTCAAATCGCCTCGTGCGGAGGTTcaccacgcgccgcgcggcggtcgtgcGAAGGGTTGCGGCCGACCGAGAAAATGAAAGCTCAGACGCCGTCACATcgcgcgacctcgtcgacctcTCCTGCGGGGCCCCGCcgtgcgacgacgtcgtgcaTGAGGTTCCTGCGGATGTGCCAACCCCGGTGGAGGCTGGGAAGTCGGGCGATTGCCCCtacaccgccgcgaaggatgcGGTGTCGTCGCTGCTCCCGGGACAGCGGATGAGGAACAAGATGCCCGAGGGCGGGCCGGTGATGCTCCCGTCGAACGCCTTCTTCAAATCCTTGCTCAAGGCTGGGTCCTCGCCCGTGGGCATGCCGGAGGCGATGCTGGAGTGGGTGAACATGACCGGCCACGAGACCGTCGGCATCAAGAACGCGGTCGGTCCCATGTGCGTCAGCACCGTGGACCCGGACATTGTCGAGTACGTCTGCCACACAAACGCCAAGAACTACAGGCTGCGCATGCTCCCCGACGCCTTCAGGTACGTCATCAAAAACAAGGGAATCACGGGCAGCGACGGAGCGTACAACCGCGAGCACAGGCTCATGTGCCAGAAGCCGTTCATGAACTCGTTCTCGCTCGATCAGTTCAGCCGGACGGTTGAGGAGAGGGTGGGCCTGCTCTGCGACGCGtgggcgaaggcggcggcccgAACGGACGAGGGTAATCTCGCCATCGACATCGACGATCACTCGCAGCGACTGACGCTCGATATCGTCACGTCACTGGCGTTCAACATGGACTTCAAGCAGGTggagggcatcgacgcgcagctcaacggcggcgaggaggagtgGCGCAAGCGATCCtcgggcggcgacctcgactACGACATCATCGACAAGGTTCTGCACGCGTACAACAACACGAGCGAGATCATGGGCGAGCTGTTCATCACGCCGGTGCCCATCCTGAAGCTCCAGAACCTGCTGGGGATCGGGCGCGTGCGAGAGCTGCGCGAGGGGtacgcggtgctcgaggaTGTGGGCATCAACCACATCATCGGGCGGCGGAGAAAGGAACTGGAGGAGAACAAGCAGCGGGGCGACAACGAGGATTACTgcctcctcgacgtgctTCTCAAggcgaccgacgccgacggtaATCCGCTGCCGAAGGAGGACGTGTGGGGCGACGTGAACGACATCATGGCGGCTGGGCacaggacgacggcgagcaaCTTGACGGTGAACCTGCATCACCTCGCGCGGCTGCCCGAGGTGCAGAGGAAGGTGGAGCAggaggtcgcggcgctcggcggtaGGGCGCCCACGTTCAGGGACGTGCAGGAGGGTAGGTTGCAGTACACGCAGAGGGTGGTGAAGGAGTCACTGCGCAAGTACGCGCCCATCAACCTGTTCCCCAGGGtggtcgagggcgacgacacGCTCCCGACGGGGCACGAGGTGAAGCAGGGTGACTTCATCCTCCTGTCCTCCTGGGCGATGGGACGGAACCCGCGGGTGTGGGACAAGCCCGACGAGTTCAACCCCGACAGGTTCACCGAGGAGTCGTTGCGACAAAACGCCGAGCGGTTGGCGAAGGAGAGCTGCGGGCCCGAcgccaccgaggaggagctccggCTGCAGATGGAGCGGATGAGCCGAAGGATCCTCGCGGGCAGGGACTTTACCTACACGCCATTCGGCAGCGGGCCGAGGTCGTGCATCGGCGGGACTTTCGCGCTGCTCGCAACCACAgtggcgctggcgacggTGGTGCAGAGGTTCAAGTGGAGCACCGTGGCGACGAAGGATCCCGGGTTTGAGATTCCGTTCCTTTACGACACCACCATCACCTTCCCCAAGGGTGTGCACGTGACGGCCACGCCCAGGGCGGTGCCCTTGGGTGCCGAACGCGGGTCCGAGAGTCAGGCGGGCGTGGGAGAGGAGAGCATGGCTCCCGCGAGGTGA
- a CDS encoding predicted protein, giving the protein MAEQSGIQVVVRLRPMSQRELKGNTLPVVTASTDKKEVTVIKGTGARTLRNTYAFDNVFTSFSTQKEVFDSTLAPVISDVLGGYESTVFAYGQTGTGKTHTMEGDINSSENRGVIPRAAFDVFRRLADDSYVESKVTASFLEIYNEELGDLLCDVDLNDLTALQQKQKQLRLVEDPGTATKKGRGMYVMNLTEEPVECPEDVLKLMARASERRAVGETKMNKHSSRSHCVFTLRVESKRILPDGNMMETVGKLHMVDLAGSECAKSAGGADVDPARERERKNINQSLLTLGRVITLLKAGGKAKGERIPYRDSKLTRLLQESLGGRCKTCVIATVSPSIMSVDESLSTLQYAQAAVGIKNMVQAN; this is encoded by the coding sequence ATGGCGGAGCAGTCCGGTATCCAGGTCGTGGTCCGTCTCCGGCCCATGAGCCAGAGGGAGCTCAAGGGCAACACGTTGCCAGTGGTGACCGCGAGCACCGACAAGAAGGAGGTCACGGTGATCAAGGGTACCGGCGCCAGGACCCTTCGCAACACTTACGCGTTCGATAACGTCTTCACGAGCTTCAGCACGCAGAAGGAGGTCTTCGAcagcaccctcgcgcccgtcatttccgacgtcctcggcgggtaCGAGTCCACGGTGTTTGCGTACGGACAGACCGGCACGGGCAAGACGCACACCATGGAGGGCGACATCAACTCCTCGGAGAACCGCGGCGtgatcccccgcgccgccttcgacgTCTTCCGAaggctcgccgacgacagcTACGTCGAGTCCAAGGTGACCGCGTCGTTCCTGGAGATTTACAACGAGGAGCTCGGAGATTTACTCTGCGACGTGGACCTCAACGACCTGACCGCGCTGCAGCAGAAGCAGAAGCAGCTCCGTCTGGTGGAGGACCCGGGCACCGCCACGAAGAAGGGGCGGGGTATGTACGTCATGAACCTCACCGAGGAACCCGTCGAGTGCCCCGAGGATGTCCTCAAGCTCATGGCGAGAGCGTCTgagaggcgcgcggtgggggAGACCAAGATGAACAAGcactcgtcgcgctcgcacTGCGTCTTCACACTCAGGGTCGAGAGCAAGAGGATCCTTCCCGACGGTAACATGATGGAGACTGTGGGTAAGCTCCACATGGTGGACCTGGCGGGCAGCGAGtgcgcgaagagcgcggggggagccgacgtcgaccccgcgcgagAGCGCGAGAGGAAGAACATCAACCAATCGCTGCTCACGCTCGGCCGAGTCATCACCCTGCTCAAGGCTGGGGGCAAGGCGAAGGGCGAGCGCATCCCCTACCGCGACTCAAAGCTCACGAGACTGCTCCAGGAGTCACTCGGCGGCAGGTGCAAGACGTGCGTCATCGCCACCGTGTCCCCGTCGATCATGTCCGTGGATGAATCTTTGTCCACGCTGCAGtacgcgcaggcggcggtgggcatCAAGAACATGGTTCAGGCCAAC
- a CDS encoding predicted protein: protein MGSADMTAGVDAVTAAVKAGDEALASWAESARASVDEAKTQVAKLVAAHTLVAQQGAAAADDAAATASAALASQRAKLGEISAALASHVKDLEAHSAAVDAERAAAADAARGVGAGLDAAKSALERAVVQHREGQSALVADVVAQLRKTLETQTKALLESLEGSLGSGVCAAMAETGAIVETEARRAETSHASLVEATGAMRLAALAANQAVSAADGFADAADSGVAQTRTALGSMGASVAEAAERVGASAIGAFDATCASIDAHVASRESIASTIDSAAAGSKSATEAAASAVGEKIAAVSAAIATWNAAENAAVDSAEARATEASAKANASLRVATDAAKVAVESAAAEVYEFSGEVDAVLVDASAGVETLKLDVTSAMGALGGEVASHVADVDLAHVPVEPVRDVEAVAFSRVLSSTPADEAVLSGGVSPAASSPAVTSVQDDEEEAFEDAEGDVVDVFGEVGGDAPVVESAPARPTAPPAPTADTENVVPAAAPEKKSLASMREGFKSKIAAPAGAERRTFGALKDVNAR, encoded by the coding sequence ATGGGCTCCGCCGATATGACCGCGGGTGTCgacgcggtcaccgccgcggtgaaaGCGGGGGACGAGGCCCTCGCGAGTTGGGCCGAatccgcccgcgcgtccgtcgacgaggccaaAACGCAGGTGGCCaaactcgtcgccgcgcacaccctcgtcgcgcagcagggcgccgcggcggctgacgacgccgcggcgacggcgtccgccgcgctcgcgtcgcagagGGCAAAGCTCGGAGAGAtttccgcggcgctcgcgtcgcacgtgaaggacctcgaggcgcactccgccgccgtcgacgccgaacgcgcggccgcggcggacgccgcgcggggcgtcggcgcgggcctggacgccgccaagtccgcgctggagcgcgccgtcgtgcaACACCGCGAGGGTCagtccgcgctcgtcgccgacgtcgtggcgCAGCTCCGGAAAACTCTCGAGACGCAAACCAAAGCCCTGCTCGAGTCGCTCGAGGGAAGCCTCGGGTCGGGGGTatgcgccgcgatggcggagacgggcgccatcgtcgagacggaggcgagacgcgcggagacgtcgcACGCGAGCCTCGTGGAGGCGACCGGGGCTATGCGGttagccgcgctcgccgcgaaccaagccgtctccgccgccgacgggttcgccgacgcggcggactccGGGGTGGCGCAAACGAGGACCGCCCTCGGCTCCatgggcgcgtccgtcgcggaggcggccgaaCGCGTGGGCGCATCCGCGATTGGcgccttcgacgcgacgtgTGCGTCGATCGACGCacacgtcgcgtcgcgcgaatccatcgcgtcgacgattgactccgccgccgccgggtccaagtcggcgacggaggcggccgcctccgccgtcggggagaagatcgccgccgtgtccgcggccatcgcgacgtggaacgccgcggagaacgccgccgtcgactccgccgaggctcgcgcgacggaggcgagcgcgaaggccaacgcgtccctccgcgttgcgacggatgcggcgaaggtcgccgtcgagtcggcggcggcggaggtttACGAGTTTagcggcgaggtggacgcggttttggtggacgcgtcggcgggtgtTGAGACGCTCAAACTCGACGTGACCTCGGCGATGGGTGCCCTCGGCGGGGAGGTggcgtcgcacgtcgccgacgtcgacctggcacacgtccccgtcgagccggtgcgcgacgtcgaggccgtcgcgTTTTCCAGGGTTTTGTCGTCTACGCCCGCGGATGAGGCGGTTCTCTCCGGCGGGGTctctccggcggcgtcatcacCGGCTGTCACGAGCGtccaggacgacgaggaggaggcgttcgaggATGCGGAGGGTGACGTGGTTGATGTTTTTGGTGAGGTTGGTGGTGACGCTCCCGTCGTCGAGTCCGCTCCCGCCCGCCCGActgcgccgcccgcccccacGGCGGATACCGAGAAcgtcgtgcccgccgcggcgccggagaagAAGAGCCTGGCGTCGATGCGCGAGGGGTTCAAGTCGAAGATTGCGGCTCCCGCGGGTGCGGAGCGACGCACGTTCGGAGCGCTCAAGGATGTCAACGCGCGGTGA